The DNA region TATATATGAATTGATTGATGAAATTGAAAAGTTGACTTTTTTTAACTAAATCCCCTATAAAATTTTTTAATATAAATATGCATTTCATCAAAAAAGGGGGGGTATTATGTTATATTACATAATCATCGTACCGTTAATTGCTTTAGGCTTTGCTATGTTTAATTATTATTCCGTTTTAAAACTGGATGAAGGTACAGATAAAATGAAAGAGGTCGCCTTGGCTATCAGAGAAGGCGCAAAAACATTTGTAAATCATGAATATAAAACTATTGGTATATATGTAGTGTTTATCTCCATTCTTCTTATGATTGTAACAGACATAAATGTTGGCATTGCTTTTATTCTTGGTGCATTAATGAGCGGAAGTGCTGGATATATTGGTATGAAAATGGCTACATATGCCAATGTAAGAGTTTCAAACACTGCACGAACTACTAAAAATATAGGAAAAACATTGAAAGTTGCTTTTCAGGGCGGTAGCGTAATGGGATTGTCTGTTGCTGGATTTGCATTATTGGGGTTAATATTGGTTTATATAATATTTGGTATCTGGCGTGGACAATTAAATAAGGAAAATATAGTTGTAATAAGAAATTGGTTAGGAATAAGTTATATCCCATTCGCTATGACTGTTTCAGGATATGCTCTTGGCTGTTCCATCATTGCAATGTTTGATAGAGTCGGTGGTGGGATTTATACCAAAGCTGCTGACATGGGAGCTGATTTAGTAGGAAAAACAGAATTAAATTTACCAGAAGATGATCCAAGAAATCCCGCAACAATAGCTGATAATGTGGGAGATAACGTGGGAGATATTGCAGGATTAGGAGCTGATTTACTGGAAAGCTATATTGGAGCAATTATCTCTTCTGTTGTTTTAGTATTGTACGCTAGTTTTTTAATATCAAAAGATATTAAAGAAATTTCATATATTACAACGTATAAATTATCAACTTATCCTGTTTTTTTCACAATATTAGGATTGATTGGGGCGATGATAGGAATATTATATGTAATATTTAAAAAGTGTTCTGATAATCCGCATAAGGAACTTAATATTTCGCTATTTTCCTCTGCGGCAATTACTATAATTTTAACCTTTTTTTTAAGCGTCTATTATTTAAAAGATTTACCTCAAGACGAATTAAAATTAATGAATTTCAGATTTGGTGTTTATTCTCCATGGTTATCTGCAATAGTTGGCATTTTTTCCGGTATTATAATAGGTTTATTAGCTGAGTATTATACGAGTGATAAATATAAGCCTACAAAAGAATTAGCAAAATTTGCCAAAGGCGGACCTGCTATTGTAATATCAAAAGGTATGGCGTTGGGAATGAAAAGTGTTTTATATCCTGTTTTTATGTTAATGTTTGGAATCTTAATTGCAGATTATTTTTCCGGTTTATACGGTGTAGCTATGGCAGCAATGGGAATGCTTTCGTTTGTTGCTGCAACGGTTTCTGTTGATTCGTATGGACCGGTTGCAGATAATGCTGGTGGTATAAGTGAAATGGCAAAATTGGATCCTGAAGTAAGAAAAATTACTGACATGCTCGATTCTGTTGGAAATACAACTGCTGCAATTGGAAAAGGATTTGCTATTGGATCAGCTGCATTTGCGGCTTTATCATTATTTGCATCCTTTGTTTATTCCCAAATAAATCCTTCCATGCAGGTAGATTTAAAAAGTTTTTTAAATATAAATCTTTTAAGTCCAAAGACAATAGCAGGCGCATTGTTTGGAGCTGCTTTACCGTATTTTTTCAGCGCATATTTAATTGATGCTGTGGTAAATGCCGCAGAAAAAATGGTTGAAGAGATCCGCAGACAATTTAAGGAAATTCCAGGATTAATGGAGGGAAAAAGCAAACCAGATTATAATAGATGTATTAAAATAAGTAGTGATGGCGCATTAAAAGAAATGAAAGTTCCATCCTTAATTGCAGTTTTAACTCCTTTAATATCAGGATTCATATTTGGAACAGATTTTGTAGGTGGATTATTGGCAGGAACCACTTTTAGCGGTGTTATGCTGGCAATTTACACAGCAAATTCTGGAGGAGCATGGGATAATGCAAAAAAATATATTGAAAATGGAAATTTAGAAGGTGAAGGGAAAGGTACGGATGCTCATAATGCCTCAGTTGTAGGAGATACTGTTGGCGATCCTTTAAAAGATACTGTAGGTCCTTCCCTTGATATTTTGATAAAAATCATGGCCGTTACTTCATTAATCACAGTTTCCATATTTAAAATATATCATTTATTCTAAATGTTAAATAATTACAAAGTAATTATTTAACAGTTTTTGATTTTGGTTAAAATAAATTCTTTGCATATAGCCCACTGCAAGTGTGCTATCTATTGGGAGCGATTATAGTGGAAAGTTTTAATGGTTTCTTGAGAGAAACATTGTTTGGAAAAGATTATTTAAAAATAATAAATAACAGAATTTTCCGTGTAAGAATCACGGAGAGGTTTCTGTTTAATTATGATTCATATTTAAATATATCAAAAGCTTTAGAATCTTTAAATGAATTCGGTTTGATTTTGCCGGAAAAAATTGTGTATAATGATGAAAAATACTATATTTATACAGAATATTGGAATGAAGTTCCTATTACTGAAATAAAAATAAATGAAGAAATTTATTATAATATTTTATACAGAGTTTATGATATCGTCGATAGACTGACACATTCAATGAACTTTATCATTCCATATATTTACATTGACGATATTTATATTGATGAAACAGATAATATTACTTTAATACCTTCTGTTTTTATCCCTAAAAAAAATACCAAGATTATCCTCAATGAAAAAAACGATGAAAATGGTGTTATAAATGTGTTAAAAATTTTAGCTAAAAAATTGTATAATTTAATGAATGTTAAGAATACAAAAATTGAAAATTTTATAAATACTATAGAAAAAGAATCCTTTGAATGTGTTCATGATTTATATACATTATTATTAAATTTCTTTAAACATAAAAAACAATTTGAAAGAATAAAAATACCTCATTTTATAGATAGAGAACTTGAGAGAAGAAAAATTTTGAGAGCTCTGGGAAAAAAACATATATTTATTTACGGAAATCAACGGATTGGAAAAACTCGTTTAATCAAGTTTATGAACTTCAAGTTTAAAGAGTTAAATTACACCATTATTAATGCCCGAAATATAAAAGATATATTTCCCGGATTAAAAATTCCGGAAAACCTAAATATTTTTTACTTTTTAAATCTTATAGAAAATCTAAGACAAAAAGAAAACAATTTTAAATTGATAATAATAGTGGATGATTACCAGGATATTGATATTAAATTTAAAAATTTCATCGAAGAATTAATAATTAAAAGTTTTGATTTTCCATTTTCTTTTATATTATTATCACATATTCCCCCAAAAGTAAAATTCGAAAATACTGAATATATTGAATTAAAACCTTTTGATAGAAAAAAAACTAAAATATTATTAAAAATAATTCTGTCAACGGATTTTTTAAATAAATATCCGGAAATAATTGATATTATATATAACCTTTCAAAAGGATATCCAGGGAATATTTTTCAGATAGTTAAAGATTTATATACTCTTAAAATAATTGAATTTAAAAATGGTGAATATATTTTTTATCCTGAAAAAATTAAAAATAAAAAAATAATAGATTTAGCAACAGAAAAAATTTCCAAAATACCAAAAAATATAAAAAATGATTTAAAACTTTTATCCACTTTAGGATTTAGATTCAATCAAAAAGATATTGAATATCTGGAAAATTTTTTCCACATGTCTTTTGATAAATCAATATTATATGCTCTTGAAAAAGATATATTATTAAAAGAAAATGATGAATATAGATTTTTTAATTTAATATATCAAAATTTATTTCACGAAAGTTTAAATCAGAATGAAAAAGTAAAAATACATGTATATCTGTCTCAAAAAAATGAATCTCTCAAAAAAAAGATATTTCATCTAAAAAATGCAAATAAAGTAAAAAGTGCTATTGCTTTGATCATAAAAGAAATGAAAAAATCTTTATTTAAATGGCAAAATTTAAATTTTATAGATTATGGATTTAATGAAATAAAAGATATGACAGAAAACATTCCATTTTCTGCAATTGCTATATATCTTTCTAAAAAATATTTTTTTAATGAATATAGCGAAGACATGAAACAATATATTGAAAAGATCAGCAAAAGTAAAGTTTATAATTACATTGCTTATTTATTTTTAAAATTCTCTGATGAAAAAAAATTAAGCGAACTTCTTCTTCAGTGGATAAATGACAAAAAAACATCCGATTATAAAAAAGTATTATACATATATTATTATCTCAGTATAAACTCTTCAAGTTTAAATAACGAAAAATTCTTTGAATATTATATCAAATTTGAAAAAATCTATTATAGATACAAACATTTATCTAAATTCAAAACTATTAAAGGTATGATTTTAAATATGCTTGGAATAAAGACTGAAACTGATTTACCTGAATTATCTTTAAAATATTATAATGAAGCTTTGACAATATCTTTAGAAACAAATTATAAGAGATTAACACAAATAGTATATGTAAATATTGCTATATTGTATGAAGGTCTAAATTCTAATTTATCAGAATATTATAATAAAAAGGTTTTGGAAATATCTAAAGAAATAGGGGATTATCATACATACAATAGAATTCTTATTAATATTGCAAATAATAAATTGTATAAAGGAGATATAAAAGATTTTTTCGAATTGATAAACCGCGCAGAAAATTATTCAAAAATAAATAAAGATCATAACAGTTATATTTTAGCTAATGATATAAAAAATTATTATTTTTTATATGCAAAAGATTATTCAAACTTAAATAGTAATATAAGAAAAATAGAGAACTATGTAAAAAATAAATCATTTGTATCTACGAGTTTAAAACATATAAAAGATAATATTTTTATTTTAAAAGCCTTTTTTGATAAAAATAAAACATTGTTAAGCAATAAAAAATATAAAGACTTAATTTCTAAAAATGAATTTTTTCAGAATTTATACAACCTTATGTTTGAAAAAAATGAAAAGCTCGTTTATAATTCATGGTTATTTTTCAAAAATAATCCTTTAATATATTTAAAAGAAGAAATGGTTAGTTTAACTGCTGAAAAATTAGCCCGTTATTCATTTAACAGTGAATTTGAAAAATGGGTATTAGATTTAATCGCAGAATTCAAGGATAAAAAACTATCTTTAGCCATGTTATATGAAGGGTTAGGACTATTTTACAACGTAAAAAATGAAAAATTTAAATCATTAAAATATTTAAGAAAAGCTCAAAAAATTTATGATAATTTATTGATGAAAAATAAATTTGAAGAAATTAACTATTACTTAATCAATCAATTTAAAATCCCAACATTTACTTATGAAGAAATCTATTCTTTAAACTCTAAAATAGAAAGCTATCATTACAATAATTTAATTTCAAAGATTCATTCATATGAAAAAATAAACAATTTGATTATAGATTTATTAAAATCTGACTCTCCAAAATATCTGGTCGATAAAATAGGCGAATATTTAAGAGACGAATATCCTATAAACGAAATATTAATACGTATATTAACCAAAAATTATGAAGTGGAATATAATTTTAATTTTAAAGATGAAAACGAATTAAAAGAAGATCAATTTAACACAAAACCTTTAAAATTATCATATATTTCAGATTATAAAGATTACAAATATCATATTTATCTATCAAATACAAATATTGAACTTTCTCAAAAAGAAGCTGCTGATATACTGGATAATATAATCATCATTGAAGATGTTCTATATTCAATTCTAGATAAGATTACTCATTACGAACACAGCATCGTTGATCCTTTAACTTCTGCATATACAAGAAGATATATGGAAAATAAATTAAAAGAATTATATGGACTATATGAGAGATATAAATTTGATTTTTCAGTTATTTTAATTGATATAGATGATTTCAAAAAAATCAATGACAAATATGGACATCAAAAAGGTGATGAGATATTAACCGAATTGGTAAATTCCTTAAAGAAAAATTTAAGAGAATTTGATATGGTTTGCCGATACGGTGGAGAAGAATTTTTAATTATTTTACCAAATACCAATATTAACGATGCTGAATTGATTGCAAAAAGACTTATAAAAGATATAAATATTGATTTATTAGAAAAAACCAAACTAAACATCACATGTAGTATAGGGGTTTCATCAATTTCCACTACTATTAAAGAACCAAAATTAAAAAATATAATAAAAAATGCTGATGAGGCTTTATATAAAGCAAAAAATAGCGGTAAAAATAGAGTAGAGGTTATGAGAGGAGATTAATTTATGCTAATAGATTTACATTGTCATAGCACATTTTCAGATGGTACATTATCTCCAAAACAACTTATAAAAAAAGCAAGTAATATTGGAATAAAAATATTTTCCATTACAGATCATGATACTATTGAAGGCCAAAAAGAAGCTATTTATTTTGCAAAAAAAACTAATTTAAGATACATACCTGGCGTTGAAATAAATGCTGAATTCCCAACATTAATGGATATACTCGGATATAATATAGATATAAATGACGATTATTTAAACTCATTACTTAAAACAATTTATAACAAACGAATCGAAAGAAACAGATTAATGATTGAATTATTAAAAAAAGAAGGTTTTAAAATTGATATCGAAGATCTTGAGGGTATATCGCTATATACAATTGGGAGACCTCATATTGCTAGAATTCTTTTAAAAAAGGGATATGGAACCTCTGTAAGTCAAATTATAGAAACATATTTAACCAGGGGAAAGAAATGCTATATTGAAAGATTTAAGTTTTCACCAAAAAGAACCATTAAAGCTATTAAAAAAGCTGGTGGTTTTGCCGTTCTTGCTCATCCAAAAAAATTAAGATTATCAAACATTCAATTAGAATCTCTAATCATTGAATTAAAAGATTATGGACTCGATGGAATTGAATGTTTCCATTACTCAAGTGATCCTCATTATACAAA from Marinitoga sp. 1197 includes:
- a CDS encoding diguanylate cyclase → MESFNGFLRETLFGKDYLKIINNRIFRVRITERFLFNYDSYLNISKALESLNEFGLILPEKIVYNDEKYYIYTEYWNEVPITEIKINEEIYYNILYRVYDIVDRLTHSMNFIIPYIYIDDIYIDETDNITLIPSVFIPKKNTKIILNEKNDENGVINVLKILAKKLYNLMNVKNTKIENFINTIEKESFECVHDLYTLLLNFFKHKKQFERIKIPHFIDRELERRKILRALGKKHIFIYGNQRIGKTRLIKFMNFKFKELNYTIINARNIKDIFPGLKIPENLNIFYFLNLIENLRQKENNFKLIIIVDDYQDIDIKFKNFIEELIIKSFDFPFSFILLSHIPPKVKFENTEYIELKPFDRKKTKILLKIILSTDFLNKYPEIIDIIYNLSKGYPGNIFQIVKDLYTLKIIEFKNGEYIFYPEKIKNKKIIDLATEKISKIPKNIKNDLKLLSTLGFRFNQKDIEYLENFFHMSFDKSILYALEKDILLKENDEYRFFNLIYQNLFHESLNQNEKVKIHVYLSQKNESLKKKIFHLKNANKVKSAIALIIKEMKKSLFKWQNLNFIDYGFNEIKDMTENIPFSAIAIYLSKKYFFNEYSEDMKQYIEKISKSKVYNYIAYLFLKFSDEKKLSELLLQWINDKKTSDYKKVLYIYYYLSINSSSLNNEKFFEYYIKFEKIYYRYKHLSKFKTIKGMILNMLGIKTETDLPELSLKYYNEALTISLETNYKRLTQIVYVNIAILYEGLNSNLSEYYNKKVLEISKEIGDYHTYNRILINIANNKLYKGDIKDFFELINRAENYSKINKDHNSYILANDIKNYYFLYAKDYSNLNSNIRKIENYVKNKSFVSTSLKHIKDNIFILKAFFDKNKTLLSNKKYKDLISKNEFFQNLYNLMFEKNEKLVYNSWLFFKNNPLIYLKEEMVSLTAEKLARYSFNSEFEKWVLDLIAEFKDKKLSLAMLYEGLGLFYNVKNEKFKSLKYLRKAQKIYDNLLMKNKFEEINYYLINQFKIPTFTYEEIYSLNSKIESYHYNNLISKIHSYEKINNLIIDLLKSDSPKYLVDKIGEYLRDEYPINEILIRILTKNYEVEYNFNFKDENELKEDQFNTKPLKLSYISDYKDYKYHIYLSNTNIELSQKEAADILDNIIIIEDVLYSILDKITHYEHSIVDPLTSAYTRRYMENKLKELYGLYERYKFDFSVILIDIDDFKKINDKYGHQKGDEILTELVNSLKKNLREFDMVCRYGGEEFLIILPNTNINDAELIAKRLIKDINIDLLEKTKLNITCSIGVSSISTTIKEPKLKNIIKNADEALYKAKNSGKNRVEVMRGD
- a CDS encoding sodium-translocating pyrophosphatase, with protein sequence MLYYIIIVPLIALGFAMFNYYSVLKLDEGTDKMKEVALAIREGAKTFVNHEYKTIGIYVVFISILLMIVTDINVGIAFILGALMSGSAGYIGMKMATYANVRVSNTARTTKNIGKTLKVAFQGGSVMGLSVAGFALLGLILVYIIFGIWRGQLNKENIVVIRNWLGISYIPFAMTVSGYALGCSIIAMFDRVGGGIYTKAADMGADLVGKTELNLPEDDPRNPATIADNVGDNVGDIAGLGADLLESYIGAIISSVVLVLYASFLISKDIKEISYITTYKLSTYPVFFTILGLIGAMIGILYVIFKKCSDNPHKELNISLFSSAAITIILTFFLSVYYLKDLPQDELKLMNFRFGVYSPWLSAIVGIFSGIIIGLLAEYYTSDKYKPTKELAKFAKGGPAIVISKGMALGMKSVLYPVFMLMFGILIADYFSGLYGVAMAAMGMLSFVAATVSVDSYGPVADNAGGISEMAKLDPEVRKITDMLDSVGNTTAAIGKGFAIGSAAFAALSLFASFVYSQINPSMQVDLKSFLNINLLSPKTIAGALFGAALPYFFSAYLIDAVVNAAEKMVEEIRRQFKEIPGLMEGKSKPDYNRCIKISSDGALKEMKVPSLIAVLTPLISGFIFGTDFVGGLLAGTTFSGVMLAIYTANSGGAWDNAKKYIENGNLEGEGKGTDAHNASVVGDTVGDPLKDTVGPSLDILIKIMAVTSLITVSIFKIYHLF
- a CDS encoding PHP domain-containing protein, which translates into the protein MLIDLHCHSTFSDGTLSPKQLIKKASNIGIKIFSITDHDTIEGQKEAIYFAKKTNLRYIPGVEINAEFPTLMDILGYNIDINDDYLNSLLKTIYNKRIERNRLMIELLKKEGFKIDIEDLEGISLYTIGRPHIARILLKKGYGTSVSQIIETYLTRGKKCYIERFKFSPKRTIKAIKKAGGFAVLAHPKKLRLSNIQLESLIIELKDYGLDGIECFHYSSDPHYTNFLIELARKNGLLVTAGSDFHGSNKPFVSLGLYIENFVIQDTINYFVTNYYKKS